In Lineus longissimus chromosome 9, tnLinLong1.2, whole genome shotgun sequence, one genomic interval encodes:
- the LOC135493419 gene encoding tripartite motif-containing protein 3-like: MSSKSKGKPKAEGSSANMAANGTDDANDLLTCCICLYAYDDVNRLPKLLPCHHSFCLDCLIQLARNQVKFDCPNCRRTVELEEAGDVSILQTNFYVTHMKELMTLKRKKKPRGCKRHSQPLTFFCIKCEIPVCQECTYAEHSAANGHSIQDLKNAVDEQRRTVEMEISEAQGTIMTNMSQSKYLDAEISNLFASKETTLAHIDKTFDTFIQYINRRRNKLKEQVNEIHRGRRDTMNRHLEDLKQQTSRLSNAVEQCETAVSIGSISDMVSTKTMMRNKRSETQKNTRKVRVGPNNIKFDQKQGEDRFFSCLQELGKVLCDSMLPSIVEIRPHPSVASIFARISMTLYSYNGDKIEQNANDECPVTVEVKDPEDYHIRNMVQYRGNGAYDITYRPQISGDHYLKVLFKGHPIKGGDYVVPVHSNNPVLKFGKKGEKACGEFMYPRAVCVDKKNCVYVVDTGNCCIQKFSHVGEFIFQFQIIKENDAYSGCGIAINHETNVLLCTEVCVDSADLSSAHSVLFYSMEGQLIHRISDPVNMKRGLCVAVNSIGHIIVADFENNFLLIYDKHGRLIKKIGQSGSAAGQFNHPTFVCVGQDDRIIVSDADNNRIQVFDKDGSYLYHFGSKGSGKGKFSQPFGVGADVHGNVLVVDSGNKRIQVFKQDGTYVSSIESLDDMLFAPRGIAITSDGHAWVADRDNHCIKKFRYM; encoded by the exons ATGAGTTCTAAGTCTAAAGGAAAACCAAAGGCTGAGG GATCTTccgcaaacatggccgccaacgGAACCGACGACGCCAACGACCTTCTGACGTGTTGCATCTGTTTATACGCATACGACGACGTCAACCGTCTGCCAAAACTCCTCCCCTGCCATCATTCGTTCTGTCTTGACTGCCTCATACAGCTCGCGCGGAACCAGGTCAAGTTCGATTGTCCGAATTGTCGTCGAACTGTCGAATTGGAAGAAGCTGGCGACGTGTCCATTCTCCAAACGAACTTCTACGTCACGCACATGAAGGAGTTAATGACCCTGAAGCGTAAAAAGAAGCCGCGTGGTTGCAAGCGCCATAGTCAACCTTTGACGTTCTTTTGCATAAAGTGTGAGATCCCGGTGTGCCAGGAGTGCACGTACGCCGAGCACTCCGCCGCTAACGGCCACAGTATTCAAGATTTGAAGAATGCTGTGGACGAGCAACGGCGTACCGTCGAGATGGAGATTTCGGAAGCGCAGGGTACAATCATGACGAATATGTCACAATCGAAATACTTGGACGCTGAAATTAGTAATCTGTTTGCGAGTAAGGAGACCACCCTGGCCCATATTGATAAGACGTTCGACACGTTTATTCAGTATATCAATCGCCGTCGTAATAAACTGAAAGAACAAGTGAACGAAATTCATAGAGGGCGCCGCGATACCATGAATCGCCATTTAGAGGATTTGAAGCAGCAAACGTCGAGACTTAGCAACGCAGTTGAGCAGTGCGAGACTGCCGTATCCATTGGTTCAATATCTGACATGGTATCAACGAAAACTATGATGCGTAACAAACGATCGGAGACGCAGAAAAATACTCGTAAAGTTCGCGTGGGGCCAAATAATATCAAATTCGACCAAAAACAGGGTGAGGATAGATTCTTTAGCTGCCTGCAGGAACTCGGTAAAGTGCTCTGTGATAGTATGCTGCCCTCTATTGTGGAGATTCGTCCCCATCCGTCGGTCGCTAGTATCTTCGCGAGAATATCTATGACTCTTTATAGTTACAACGGCGACAAGATCGAACAGAATGCAAACGACGAATGTCCGGTCACCGTGGAAGTGAAAGATCCAGAGGACTACCATATCCGCAACATGGTGCAGTACCGCGGCAATGGTGCCTATGACATCACGTATCGTCCACAAATCTCGGGTGATCATTACCTCAAGGTCTTATTCAAAGGTCACCCGATCAAAGGTGGCGATTACGTTGTACCTGTTCACAGCAACAACCCGGTGTTAAAGTTTGGCAAAAAGGGTGAGAAAGCGTGCGGGGAGTTTATGTACCCTCGTGCCGTCTGTGTGGACAAAAAGAACTGTGTGTATGTGGTTGATACGGGCAACTGCTGCATCCAGAAATTCAGCCACGTGGGCGAGTTCATATTCCAGTTTCAGATCATTAAAGAAAATGACGCGTATTCAGGGTGTGGTATCGCGATAAATCATGAAACGAATGTCCTCCTATGCACTGAGGTTTGTGTTGACTCCGCTGACCTCTCGTCTGCACATTCCGTGCTGTTCTACTCAATGGAGGGTCAGTTGATTCACCGTATCTCCGACCCGGTCAACATGAAACGTGGATTGTGTGTCGCCGTCAATAGCATCGGCCATATCATCGTTGCCGACTTTGAGAACAACTTCCTGCTCATCTACGACAAACATGGCCGTCTGATTAAGAAAATCGGCCAATCGGGTAGCGCTGCGGGTCAATTCAATCACCCGACGTTCGTCTGTGTGGGTCAGGACGACAGAATCATCGTCTCGGATGCAGACAATAACCGGATCCAAGTCTTTGATAAAGATGGTAGCTATTTGTATCATTTTGGTAGCAAGGGGTCTGGGAAGGGAAAGTTTTCGCAGCCATTTGGCGTCGGCGCTGACGTTCACGGAAACGTTTTGGTTGTCGACAGTGGGAACAAGCGCATCCAAGTTTTCAAACAGGATGGGACGTACGTATCGAGTATCGAGAGTTTGGATGATATGCTGTTTGCACCGCGGGGAATCGCGATAACGTCCGATGGACACGCATGGGTGGCTGACAGGGACAATCACTGCATCAAGAAGTTCAGATACATGTAA